The Daphnia pulex isolate KAP4 chromosome 3, ASM2113471v1 genome includes a region encoding these proteins:
- the LOC124191346 gene encoding myosin-2-like isoform X1 → MKNFIVASVLGKGKANQGAEQQQTADQVINKNRTSKGGGGLVFQQQQQQTAVLKNVGRRPDVQHHHPSRERPRGKSCDRLMQNNRSENCQHYGGSEWSDDGGFAQWRAIHHRMPTNSSRPETYYHHARPISVSITDRIQFVLRQQDRQQQQQQQQQQQQNIQIENGFQLATHHGFQKPFTSQYYPEYHHHPSANGNGTMGMNGWAYQSGGSSSEEAVGPKSLDSQWALQRQNNNQQQQQHQLNDLNRVNHPHPAALDQQSALSRKVSTYGTLPRNRQRFFTAKYHNASSSVGDSMHNGGQQQQQQQPLHNQTQQQQSHQQQQQQQQQRLRGVTNGDVGTLRPGRLPQPQHQQQQQQPPAVSSSALATNGGGGGGDSAGGELGSAASSSSQPHSGSAAHSTHSTGLVLSAPTSLQQQQTSLAGPQSQQQQPPHSTAKTDQTDSGEALKRRNNDLCPAGGGGTLRRGAARSSPCNVDDLIHLAGPLTEDAVLKTLQARFYADEFFTNIGPILLAFNPYNEVGNALTLSSTRNIVQKPQLVRVVQEAVRQQSETGYPQAIILSGCSGSGKTYASMLLLRQLFDVAGGGPETDAFKHLAAAFTVLRSLGSAKTQANSESSRIGHFIEVQVTDGALYRTKIHCYFLDQTRVVRQLAHEKNYHIFYQMLAGLTAEERARLSLEGYSVDNLRYLNRGDTRCNQAEDARRFANWKACLGVLGIPFLDVVRVLAAVLLLGNLQFHETNGGGGQCETHEAELKAVAGLLGVTPASLLRGLTMRTHNVRGQLVKSICDANMSGGARDALAKALYCRTVATIVRRANSLKRLCMSGTLSSDSNDSVHNQAEVASQHASTVGTAGSKSSRSMAVLNTAVRHATDGFIGILDMFGFEDPKPSQLEHLCINLCAETMQHFFNTHIFKSSIESCREEGIQCELEPDYVDNVPCIDLISSLRTGLLSMLDVECSARGTPESYVQKVRLQHKHNSRLFESKSVASDLRVFGIQHFAGRVVYDASDCLETNRDVLPDDLVSVFYKQSCQFGFATHLFGSELKVLFAQETAPRGIRFRISPTSHTDLLNGDDPVSTLTQDFHTRLDNLLRTLVHAKPHFIRCVRANNTETTGHFDRSVVSRQVRALQVLETVNLMAGGYPHRMRFKAFNARYKMLAPFKRLKRVDDKALDDCSLILQSFQANTTLQLPKDSNVSTSWSLGKRHIFLSEGARQQLEALRAETRHNAAVSIQSTWRGWHFRRRWPTVKRQLELRMGRNANNSSMSVNNAGNLQNHQVSGGSSHVNLNRGNSHPSNRNQQQQHQQQQLQQSQQQQQQQQSQQSQQLSAVGQNVGSSQQQSYGRPRPQPIACTPPPEALAGLHQEKCDAKTIQHTCSLFGLDLERPPPLPPSRSYTVAGNSKLGYPQTRIMKSTFPEDANGDVVLRGGEAVMVMGASHRRGHLLVEHKNHHFHVPYQFLELKPNSQQPGVDI, encoded by the exons atgaagaactTTATCGTGGCCTCGGTTCTAGGCAAAGGCAAAGCAAATCAAGGAGCGGAACAGCAACAGACGGCCGACCAGGTAATTAACAAGAATCGGACCAGCAAGGGTGGAGGAGGACTAGttttccagcaacaacagcagcagacggccGTGCTCAAGAATGTCGGACGTCGACCGGATGTTCAACATCATCATCCGAGCAGAGAGCGTCCCAGGGGGAAATCGTGTGACCGATTGATGCAGAATAATCGCAGTGAAAATTGTCAACACTACGGCGGAAGCGAGTGGAGCGACGACGGAGGATTCGCACAGTGGCGGGCCATCCATCATCGAATGCCGACTAATTCATCCCGACCGGAAACTTATTACCATCACGCCCGACCGATTTCCGTCTCCATCACAGATCGGATCCAATTTGTGTTGCGGCAACAAGAccgacagcagcaacaacaacaacaacaacagcaacaacaaaacattcaAATCGAGAATGGCTTCCAGCTGGCGACTCATCACGGATTCCAGAAACCGTTTACGTCTCAGTACTATCCGGAATACCATCACCATCCATCGGCTAATGGCAACGGGACGATGGGCATGAACGGCTGGGCCTATCAAAGTGGTGGCAGTTCCAGCGAGGAGGCCGTCGGTCCCAAATCGCTCGACTCCCAGTGGGCTCTGCAGCGGCagaacaacaaccaacagcaacaacaacatcaactcAACGACCTAAATCGAGTCAATCATCCGCATCCAGCAGCCTTGGACCAGCAGTCGGCTCTTTCCAGGAAGGTCTCGACTTACGGAACCCTACCCCGAAATCGACAGCGATTCTTCACGGCCAAATACCATA ATGCTTCGTCGTCTGTGGGTGACTCGATGCACAACGGcggacaacaacagcagcaacagcaaccaCTACACAACCAGacgcagcaacaacaatcgcaccagcagcagcaacaacagcagcagcagcgattgCGAGGCGTCACCAACGGGGACGTAGGGACGTTACGACCGGGCCGTTTGCCCCAAccacaacaccaacaacaacaacaacagcctcCAGCTGTTTCGTCTTCCGCACTGGCCACcaacggcggcggtggcggtggcgacAGCGCTGGAGGAGAGTTGGGCTCTGCcgcatcgtcgtcgtctcagCCCCACTCGGGCTCTGCCGCCCACTCGACCCACTCGACGGGCCTCGTGCTCTCGGCGCCCACctctctccagcagcagcagacctCCTTGGCTGGCCCACAgtcccagcagcaacagcctcCGCATTCCACCGCTAAAACGGATCAGACAG ACAGCGGAGAAGCTCTGAAGAGGCGCAACAACGATTTGTGCCCGGCAGGAGGCGGCGGAACGCTGAGACGAGGAGCCGCCAGATCATCGCCCTGCAACGTAGACGATCTGATTCACTTGGCTGGACCTTTGACCGAAGATGCCGTCCTCAAAACCCTGCAGGCCCGATTCTATGCCGACGAATTTTTC ACGAATATCGGGCCGATCCTCTTGGCTTTCAACCCTTATAATGAGGTGGGCAACGCTCTCACCCTTTCCAGTACGCGCAATATTGTCCAGAAGCCGCAACTGGTGCGCGTCGTCCAAGAAGCCGTCCGGCAGCAATCGGAAACCGGTTACCCCCAAGCGATTATCCTCTCCGGATGCAGTGGCTCGGGAAAGACATACGCCTCAATGCTCCTCCTACGGCAGTTGTTTGACGTGGCCGGCGGCGGACCCGAAACGGACGCCTTTAAGCACCTAGCCGCCGCTTTTACCGTCCTCCGATCGCTGGGCAGCGCCAAGACGCAGGCCAATTCAGAATCCAGCCGCATC GGTCACTTTATCGAAGTGCAAGTGACGGACGGGGCTCTGTACAGGACCAAGATTCACTGCTATTTCCTGGACCAAACTCGCGTCGTCCGCCAGCTAGCCCATGAGAAAAATTATCACATCTTCTACCAGATGTTGGCCGGATTGACGGCAGAGGAGCGAGCCCGCCTCTCGCTCGAAGGCTATTCGGTCGACAACCTGCGCTACCTCAATCGCGGTGACACGCGATGCAACCAGGCGGAGGATGCCCGCCGATTCGCCAACTGGAAAGCCTGTCTCG GTGTACTGGGCATTCCGTTTTTGGATGTGGTGCGAGTTCTGGCGGCCGTCCTCCTTCTGGGAAACCTCCAATTCCACGAGACGAATGGGGGCGGTGGCCAGTGCGAGACGCACGAAGCCGAGCTTAAAGCCGTTGCCGGACTGTTGGGTGTCACTCCGGCTTCGTTACTACGCGGGCTGACCATGCGGACTCACAATGTCCGCGGGCAGCTCGTCAAGTCCATTTGCGACGCCAACATG TCGGGAGGAGCCAGGGACGCGCTGGCCAAAGCCCTCTACTGCCGGACGGTGGCGACCATTGTGCGACGAGCCAACAGCCTCAAGCGCCTCTGCATGTCTGGCACGCTTAGCTCCGACTCGAACGATTCGGTGCACAACCAGGCCGAGGTGGCAAGTCAACACGCATCGACGGTCGGCACGGCCGGATCGAAATCCAGCCGCTCCATGGCCGTTCTCAATACGGCAGTCAGGCACGCCACCGACGGATTTATAGGAATTCTCGACATGTTTGGATTCGAGGATCCAAAG CCGAGTCAGTTGGAACACTTGTGCATCAACTTGTGTGCTGAAACGATGCAGCATTTCTTCAACACGCACATCTTCAAGTCGAGCATCGAATCCTGTCGGGAGGAAGGCATCCAGTGTGAATTGGAGCCGGACTACGTTGACAACGTGCCCTGCATCGACCTCATCTCTTCTCTG CGGACCGGCCTGTTGAGCATGTTGGATGTCGAGTGCAGCGCTCGAGGCACTCCGGAATCCTACGTTCAAAAAGTCCGACTCCAGCACAAGCACAACAGCAGGTTATTCGAGTCGAAATCGGTGGCCTCGGACCTGCGAGTCTTTGGCATTCAGCACTTTGCTGGCCGAGTCGTCTATGATGCCAGCGACTGCCTGG AAACCAATCGCGATGTCCTTCCGGATGACTTGGTTTCCGTGTTTTACAAGCAGAGCTGTCAATTTGGTTTCGCTACCCATCTCTTCGGTTCAGAGCTCAAAGTTCTTTTCGCCCAGGAGACGGCACCCAGGGGCATCCGCTTCCGCATTTCACCCACCTCACACACCGATCT GTTGAACGGTGACGATCCAGTTTCGACGTTGACGCAAGACTTTCACACGCGGCTGGACAATCTGTTGCGGACGCTGGTTCACGCCAAGCCGCACTTTATCCGGTGCGTCAGGGCCAACAATACAGAGACGACGGGACATTTCGATCGATCGGTGGTCAGCCGACAGGTCCGAGCCCTTCAAGTCCTCGAAACCGTCAATCTCATGGCTGGAg GCTACCCACACCGGATGAGATTCAAAGCCTTCAATGCCCGTTACAAGATGCTGGCACCTTTCAAACGGCTGAAAAGGGTCGACGACAAAGCGCTGGACGACTGCAGTCTGATTTTGCAATCCTTCCAAGCCAATACGACCCTTCAGCTGCCCAAGGATTCGAACGTCAGCACCAGCTGGTCGCTGGGCAAACGGCACATTTTCCTCAGCGAGGGCGCCCGCCAGCAGCTGGAAGCATTAAGAGCCGAAACGCGTCACAACGCCGCCGTGTCGATCCAGTCGACGTGGCGCGGATGGCACTTTCGCCGTCGCTGGCCCACAGTCAAACGCCAGCTGGAACTGCGAATGGGCCGCAATGCCAACAACTCGTCAATGTCGGTCAACAACGCCGGAAATTTACAAAACCACCAGGTCTCTGGTGGCTCCTCCCACGTCAACCTCAATCGCG GCAACTCTCATCCGTCTAACCGgaatcagcaacaacaacatcaacaacagcagttgcAGCAatcgcaacaacagcagcagcagcagcaatcgcAGCAGAGCCAGCAACTGTCGGCTGTCGGCCAGAACGTCGGCTCATCCCAGCAACAGTCGTACGGGCGACCCAGGCCGCAGCCAATCGCCTGCACTCCTCCGCCGGAAGCTTTGGCTGGACTCCATCAAGAGAAATGCGACGCCAAAACGATACAGCACACGTGCTCCCTTTTCGGTCTCGACTTG GAGAGACCTCCGCCGTTGCCACCCAGTCGGTCCTACACCGTGGCCGGAAACAGCAAATTGGGGTACCCGCAAACGCGAATCATGAAAAGCACTTTTCCAG AAGACGCCAACGGCGACGTCGTGTTACGAGGAGGCGAGGCCGTGATGGTCATGGGCGCCTCACACCGCAGGGGTCACCTGCTGGTCGAACACAAGAACCATCACTTCCATGTGCCGTATCAGTTTCTCGAGCTCAAACCCAATAGCCAGCAGCCTGGCGTCGACATTTGA
- the LOC124191346 gene encoding unconventional myosin-Vb-like isoform X2 — protein sequence MATIGLSKVFILDKYFTELQKFWETERKVQDASSSVGDSMHNGGQQQQQQQPLHNQTQQQQSHQQQQQQQQQRLRGVTNGDVGTLRPGRLPQPQHQQQQQQPPAVSSSALATNGGGGGGDSAGGELGSAASSSSQPHSGSAAHSTHSTGLVLSAPTSLQQQQTSLAGPQSQQQQPPHSTAKTDQTDSGEALKRRNNDLCPAGGGGTLRRGAARSSPCNVDDLIHLAGPLTEDAVLKTLQARFYADEFFTNIGPILLAFNPYNEVGNALTLSSTRNIVQKPQLVRVVQEAVRQQSETGYPQAIILSGCSGSGKTYASMLLLRQLFDVAGGGPETDAFKHLAAAFTVLRSLGSAKTQANSESSRIGHFIEVQVTDGALYRTKIHCYFLDQTRVVRQLAHEKNYHIFYQMLAGLTAEERARLSLEGYSVDNLRYLNRGDTRCNQAEDARRFANWKACLGVLGIPFLDVVRVLAAVLLLGNLQFHETNGGGGQCETHEAELKAVAGLLGVTPASLLRGLTMRTHNVRGQLVKSICDANMSGGARDALAKALYCRTVATIVRRANSLKRLCMSGTLSSDSNDSVHNQAEVASQHASTVGTAGSKSSRSMAVLNTAVRHATDGFIGILDMFGFEDPKPSQLEHLCINLCAETMQHFFNTHIFKSSIESCREEGIQCELEPDYVDNVPCIDLISSLRTGLLSMLDVECSARGTPESYVQKVRLQHKHNSRLFESKSVASDLRVFGIQHFAGRVVYDASDCLETNRDVLPDDLVSVFYKQSCQFGFATHLFGSELKVLFAQETAPRGIRFRISPTSHTDLLNGDDPVSTLTQDFHTRLDNLLRTLVHAKPHFIRCVRANNTETTGHFDRSVVSRQVRALQVLETVNLMAGGYPHRMRFKAFNARYKMLAPFKRLKRVDDKALDDCSLILQSFQANTTLQLPKDSNVSTSWSLGKRHIFLSEGARQQLEALRAETRHNAAVSIQSTWRGWHFRRRWPTVKRQLELRMGRNANNSSMSVNNAGNLQNHQVSGGSSHVNLNRGNSHPSNRNQQQQHQQQQLQQSQQQQQQQQSQQSQQLSAVGQNVGSSQQQSYGRPRPQPIACTPPPEALAGLHQEKCDAKTIQHTCSLFGLDLERPPPLPPSRSYTVAGNSKLGYPQTRIMKSTFPEDANGDVVLRGGEAVMVMGASHRRGHLLVEHKNHHFHVPYQFLELKPNSQQPGVDI from the exons ATGGCGACCATCGGCCTGTCCAAAGTCTTCATTCTCGACAAATACTTTACCGAATTGCAGAAATTCTGGGAAACAGAGCGTAAAGTTCAAG ATGCTTCGTCGTCTGTGGGTGACTCGATGCACAACGGcggacaacaacagcagcaacagcaaccaCTACACAACCAGacgcagcaacaacaatcgcaccagcagcagcaacaacagcagcagcagcgattgCGAGGCGTCACCAACGGGGACGTAGGGACGTTACGACCGGGCCGTTTGCCCCAAccacaacaccaacaacaacaacaacagcctcCAGCTGTTTCGTCTTCCGCACTGGCCACcaacggcggcggtggcggtggcgacAGCGCTGGAGGAGAGTTGGGCTCTGCcgcatcgtcgtcgtctcagCCCCACTCGGGCTCTGCCGCCCACTCGACCCACTCGACGGGCCTCGTGCTCTCGGCGCCCACctctctccagcagcagcagacctCCTTGGCTGGCCCACAgtcccagcagcaacagcctcCGCATTCCACCGCTAAAACGGATCAGACAG ACAGCGGAGAAGCTCTGAAGAGGCGCAACAACGATTTGTGCCCGGCAGGAGGCGGCGGAACGCTGAGACGAGGAGCCGCCAGATCATCGCCCTGCAACGTAGACGATCTGATTCACTTGGCTGGACCTTTGACCGAAGATGCCGTCCTCAAAACCCTGCAGGCCCGATTCTATGCCGACGAATTTTTC ACGAATATCGGGCCGATCCTCTTGGCTTTCAACCCTTATAATGAGGTGGGCAACGCTCTCACCCTTTCCAGTACGCGCAATATTGTCCAGAAGCCGCAACTGGTGCGCGTCGTCCAAGAAGCCGTCCGGCAGCAATCGGAAACCGGTTACCCCCAAGCGATTATCCTCTCCGGATGCAGTGGCTCGGGAAAGACATACGCCTCAATGCTCCTCCTACGGCAGTTGTTTGACGTGGCCGGCGGCGGACCCGAAACGGACGCCTTTAAGCACCTAGCCGCCGCTTTTACCGTCCTCCGATCGCTGGGCAGCGCCAAGACGCAGGCCAATTCAGAATCCAGCCGCATC GGTCACTTTATCGAAGTGCAAGTGACGGACGGGGCTCTGTACAGGACCAAGATTCACTGCTATTTCCTGGACCAAACTCGCGTCGTCCGCCAGCTAGCCCATGAGAAAAATTATCACATCTTCTACCAGATGTTGGCCGGATTGACGGCAGAGGAGCGAGCCCGCCTCTCGCTCGAAGGCTATTCGGTCGACAACCTGCGCTACCTCAATCGCGGTGACACGCGATGCAACCAGGCGGAGGATGCCCGCCGATTCGCCAACTGGAAAGCCTGTCTCG GTGTACTGGGCATTCCGTTTTTGGATGTGGTGCGAGTTCTGGCGGCCGTCCTCCTTCTGGGAAACCTCCAATTCCACGAGACGAATGGGGGCGGTGGCCAGTGCGAGACGCACGAAGCCGAGCTTAAAGCCGTTGCCGGACTGTTGGGTGTCACTCCGGCTTCGTTACTACGCGGGCTGACCATGCGGACTCACAATGTCCGCGGGCAGCTCGTCAAGTCCATTTGCGACGCCAACATG TCGGGAGGAGCCAGGGACGCGCTGGCCAAAGCCCTCTACTGCCGGACGGTGGCGACCATTGTGCGACGAGCCAACAGCCTCAAGCGCCTCTGCATGTCTGGCACGCTTAGCTCCGACTCGAACGATTCGGTGCACAACCAGGCCGAGGTGGCAAGTCAACACGCATCGACGGTCGGCACGGCCGGATCGAAATCCAGCCGCTCCATGGCCGTTCTCAATACGGCAGTCAGGCACGCCACCGACGGATTTATAGGAATTCTCGACATGTTTGGATTCGAGGATCCAAAG CCGAGTCAGTTGGAACACTTGTGCATCAACTTGTGTGCTGAAACGATGCAGCATTTCTTCAACACGCACATCTTCAAGTCGAGCATCGAATCCTGTCGGGAGGAAGGCATCCAGTGTGAATTGGAGCCGGACTACGTTGACAACGTGCCCTGCATCGACCTCATCTCTTCTCTG CGGACCGGCCTGTTGAGCATGTTGGATGTCGAGTGCAGCGCTCGAGGCACTCCGGAATCCTACGTTCAAAAAGTCCGACTCCAGCACAAGCACAACAGCAGGTTATTCGAGTCGAAATCGGTGGCCTCGGACCTGCGAGTCTTTGGCATTCAGCACTTTGCTGGCCGAGTCGTCTATGATGCCAGCGACTGCCTGG AAACCAATCGCGATGTCCTTCCGGATGACTTGGTTTCCGTGTTTTACAAGCAGAGCTGTCAATTTGGTTTCGCTACCCATCTCTTCGGTTCAGAGCTCAAAGTTCTTTTCGCCCAGGAGACGGCACCCAGGGGCATCCGCTTCCGCATTTCACCCACCTCACACACCGATCT GTTGAACGGTGACGATCCAGTTTCGACGTTGACGCAAGACTTTCACACGCGGCTGGACAATCTGTTGCGGACGCTGGTTCACGCCAAGCCGCACTTTATCCGGTGCGTCAGGGCCAACAATACAGAGACGACGGGACATTTCGATCGATCGGTGGTCAGCCGACAGGTCCGAGCCCTTCAAGTCCTCGAAACCGTCAATCTCATGGCTGGAg GCTACCCACACCGGATGAGATTCAAAGCCTTCAATGCCCGTTACAAGATGCTGGCACCTTTCAAACGGCTGAAAAGGGTCGACGACAAAGCGCTGGACGACTGCAGTCTGATTTTGCAATCCTTCCAAGCCAATACGACCCTTCAGCTGCCCAAGGATTCGAACGTCAGCACCAGCTGGTCGCTGGGCAAACGGCACATTTTCCTCAGCGAGGGCGCCCGCCAGCAGCTGGAAGCATTAAGAGCCGAAACGCGTCACAACGCCGCCGTGTCGATCCAGTCGACGTGGCGCGGATGGCACTTTCGCCGTCGCTGGCCCACAGTCAAACGCCAGCTGGAACTGCGAATGGGCCGCAATGCCAACAACTCGTCAATGTCGGTCAACAACGCCGGAAATTTACAAAACCACCAGGTCTCTGGTGGCTCCTCCCACGTCAACCTCAATCGCG GCAACTCTCATCCGTCTAACCGgaatcagcaacaacaacatcaacaacagcagttgcAGCAatcgcaacaacagcagcagcagcagcaatcgcAGCAGAGCCAGCAACTGTCGGCTGTCGGCCAGAACGTCGGCTCATCCCAGCAACAGTCGTACGGGCGACCCAGGCCGCAGCCAATCGCCTGCACTCCTCCGCCGGAAGCTTTGGCTGGACTCCATCAAGAGAAATGCGACGCCAAAACGATACAGCACACGTGCTCCCTTTTCGGTCTCGACTTG GAGAGACCTCCGCCGTTGCCACCCAGTCGGTCCTACACCGTGGCCGGAAACAGCAAATTGGGGTACCCGCAAACGCGAATCATGAAAAGCACTTTTCCAG AAGACGCCAACGGCGACGTCGTGTTACGAGGAGGCGAGGCCGTGATGGTCATGGGCGCCTCACACCGCAGGGGTCACCTGCTGGTCGAACACAAGAACCATCACTTCCATGTGCCGTATCAGTTTCTCGAGCTCAAACCCAATAGCCAGCAGCCTGGCGTCGACATTTGA
- the LOC124191349 gene encoding protein BFR2-like, translating into MSGGSNSNFLWILKSSLFFSTSKKLFASFAGHITSSASLQSLSGNKPNRCEYEQLSPVEGNNNRPSDRNKKSGKNKNDRHRRFGSIDNDGNNGNDDDSSSSSSQEDDEDSDEDDDEEIDRLTCWVCERAFSSTRILERHKIRERHFGCGTCDAIFPTLMALEAHQEEADHWSSDDEDEDDDDDKDLDGRCDLSDDSQLDTEDEMELDRKDRQLKKERLFLI; encoded by the exons ATGTCCGGAGGGAGCAATTCCAATTTCCTTTGGATACTCAAATCGTCGCTATTTTTCAGTACGTCcaagaaactgtttgccagttTCGCCGGACACATCACCAGCAGCGCGTCCCTACAATCAC TTTCGGGGAACAAGCCGAATCGATGCGAATACGAGCAGCTCTCGCCGGTGGagggcaacaacaaccgaccGTCGGatcggaataaaaaaagcggCAAGAACAAAAACGATCGCCACCGTCGTTTCGGATCCATTGACAACGACGGCAACAACGGCAACGatgacgacagcagcagcagcagcagccaagaagatgacgaagattCCG atgaggacgacgacgaggaaatCGACAGGTTAACCTGCTGGGTCTGCGAACGAGCCTTCAG TTCCACCCGAATCCTGGAACGTCACAAGATCCGCGAGCGCCATTTCGG ATGCGGAACATGCGACGCCATATTCCCGACACTGATGGCCCTCGAAGCCCATCAAGAGGAAGCGGATCATTGGTCCAGCGACGACGAGGACgaggatgacgacgacgataagGATCTCGACGGCCGATGCGACTTGTCCGACGACTCCCAACTCGACACGGAAGATGAAATGGAGCTCGATCGCAAAGATCGCCAACTTAAAAAGGAGCGGCTATTCCTCATCTAA